A genomic stretch from Helianthus annuus cultivar XRQ/B chromosome 1, HanXRQr2.0-SUNRISE, whole genome shotgun sequence includes:
- the LOC110942207 gene encoding transcription initiation factor TFIID subunit 13: MNNSNNNPAGASSKGKVGSSQPSETSFKRKRGVFQKDLQHMMYGFGDDPNPLPETVALVEDIVVEYVTDMVHKAQDIASKRGKLLTEDFLFLIRKDLPKLNRCTELLSMNEELKQARKAFDVDEEKLVSPE, from the exons AtgaataatagtaataataatccAGCAGGAGCCTCATCAAAAGGTAAAGTTGGTTCATCACAGCCATCAGAAACATCATTCAAACGCAAAAGAGGAGTTTTTCAGAAAGATT TGCAGCATATGATGTATGGTTTTGGAGATGATCCTAAT CCGTTGCCAGAGACTGTTGCTCTTGTGGAGGACATTGTTGTTGAATATGTGACAGATATG GTGCATAAAGCCCAAGATATTGCATCAAAGAGGGGAAAGCTCTTGACTGAggatttcttgttcttgatccgCAAA GACTTGCCCAAGTTAAACCGTTGTACAGAACTGCTGTCAATGAACGAAGAACTGAAACAAGCTAGAAAAGCGTTCGACGTGGATGAGGAGAAGCTGGTATCGCCAGAATGA
- the LOC110942222 gene encoding transcription repressor MYB6 gives MGRAPCCAKVGLRRGRWTAEEDQILSNYIHLHGEGSWRSLPKNAGLLRCGKSCRLRWINYLRADLKRGNISAEEEELILKLHASLGNRWSLIAGHLAGRTDNEIKNYWNSHLSRKFTPSSSPIPTKRRSAATKIKKPRKKTSKPSSEPQTNMVNPSVGGGGEVMHDSSTSGVEREKENENGFDECFYDESLLMDPTVVLPLTDQDDMINHINSSSPSTNDSSQVNQVDWGWEWNFEDGDSMLGLGLGVEEDDDIIMSWPWESPEEEQQVGVDVQKQDAMIAWLLS, from the exons ATGGGAAGAGCTCCATGTTGCGCGAAAGTCGGGTTGCGAAGAGGCCGCTGGACCGCCGAAGAAGACCAGATACTGTCTAATTACATTCATCTTCATGGTGAAGGTTCTTGGAGATCATTGCCAAAAAATGCTG GATTGCTGAGGTGTGGGAAAAGTTGTAGGTTGAGATGGATAAACTACTTAAGAGCTGATTTAAAGAGAGGAAATATATCTGCTGAAGAAGAAGAGCTCATACTTAAGCTGCATGCCTCGCTCGGTAACAG GTGGTCGTTGATAGCGGGCCACTTGGCCGGGAGAACAGACAACGAAATAAAAAACTACTGGAACTCGCATTTGAGTCGCAAATTCACCCCCTCCTCCTCTCCAATTCCCACCAAGCGACGGAGCGCTGCCACGAAGATCAAGAAACCACGTAAAAAGACCTCCAAACCATCGTCCGAGCCACAAACTAACATGGTTAATCCATCCGTAGGCGGTGGTGGTGAAGTAATGCATGATTCGTCTACTTCCGGTGTGGAGAGGGAGAAAGAGAACGAGAACGGATTCGATGAATGCTTTTACGACGAAAGTCTGTTAATGGATCCAACTGTGGTATTGCCTTTAACTGATCAAGATGATATGATTAATCATATAAATTCTTCAAGCCCATCAACCAATGATAGTAGCCAAGTAAACCAGGTTGATTGGGGGTGGGAATGGAATTTTGAAGATGGTGACAGCATGTTAGGGTTAGGGTTGGGGGTTGAGGAAGATGATGATATAATTATGTCATGGCCATGGGAGAGTCCAGAAGAAGAACAACAAGTAGGGGTGGATGTACAAAAGCAAGATGCAATGATTGCATGGCTTCTCTcttag
- the LOC110942179 gene encoding uncharacterized protein LOC110942179 isoform X5, translated as MGEVRLFIDFDDDQYLLYPSISSAEIIFCRICHEAEFESSKTMESPCSCSGTVKFAHRDCIQRWCDEKGNTTCEICLQEFEPGYSSSLKLIQNHSRIVSLEAPETEVTSAIIVQQERTAEAEYPQCSSTADTSAYICRFFGLVVTLLLLVRHLCVLWLEGTGDYPFTLLTDPLSVKAIGN; from the exons atgggaGAAGTGAGATTATTTATTGATTTTGATGATGATCAATATTTGTTGTATCCATCAATTTCTTCAGCAGAAATTATATTTTGTAGAATATGTCATGAAGCAGAGTTTGAAAGCTCTAAAACCATGGAGTCTCCCTGTTCTTGTTCTGGTACAGTAAAG TTTGCTCACAGAGATTGCATACAGAGATGGTGTGATGAAAAGGGCAACACCACTTGTGAAATTTGTCTTCAG GAATTTGAACCTGGATACTCATCTTCTCTAAAACTCATCCAAAACCATAG CAGAATAGTAAGTTTGGAGGCGCCTGAAACTGAGGTTACTTCTGCCATTATTGTTCAACAAGAAAGGACTGCTGAAGCAGAATACCCGCAGTGTTCGTCCACCGCTGATACAAGCGCTTATATATGCAGATTTTTTGGTCTTGTT GTTACACTACTTCTACTAGTGAGACATTTGTGTGTCTTGTGGCTTGAAGGAACAGGGGATTACCCGTTTACGCTTTTAACT gatcctctatctGTCAAAGCAATTGGAAACTAA
- the LOC110942199 gene encoding dnaJ protein ERDJ3B gives MAHCRSNFLFVIYLSIFLLIANAAKSYYDILQVPKGASDDQIKRSYRKLALKYHPDKNQGNEDANIKFAEINNAYEVLSNSEKRSIYDRYGEEGLKQHAAGGGGGGGVNIQDIFKSFFGGGADQEEEDRVAKGDDVIVDLDASLEDLYMGGSLKIWREKNILKPAPGKRRCNCRNEVYHRQVGHGMFQQMTEEVCEQCPNVKYAREGDFITVDIEKGMQDGEEVVFYEEGEPIIDGEPGDLRFRILTAPHDRFRREGNNLHTTATITLAQALVGFEKTVKHLDDHLVNIGTKGITKPKEVKKFKGEGMPLHFSNKKGDLYVTFEVLFPTSLTDDQKTKIKDILG, from the exons ATGGCGCATTGTAGATCGAATTTTTTATTCGTAATCTATCTATCCATCTTTCTACTGATTGCTAATGCAGC TAAAAGTTACTATGATATACTTCAAGTTCCGAAAGGTGCATCAGACGATCAGATTAAACGATCATATAGAAAGCTTGCGTTGAAATATCATCCTGATAAGAATCAAGGAAATGAAGATGCTAACATAAAGTTTGCTGAAATTAACAATG CTTATGAAGTGTTGTCGAACAGCGAAAAGCGGAGTATTTACGACCGGTACGGTGAGGAAGGGCTTAAACAGCATGCTGctggtggcggaggaggcggAGGGGTGAATATTCAGGACATTTTTAAGTC TTTTTTTGGTGGCGGAGCAGACCAAGAAGAGGAGGACCGGGTGGCAAAAGGTGATGATGTAATCGTTGACCTCGATGCAAGTTTGGAGGATTTGTACATGGGAGGGTCCCTAAAG ATTTGGAGGGAGAAGAACATTTTAAAGCCTGCTCCAGGTAAAAGACGCTGCAACTGCAGGAATGAGGTTTATCACCGGCAAGTTGGTCACGGAATGTTCCAACAGATGACAGAGGAG GTCTGTGAGCAGTGCCCTAATGTAAAGTATGCAAGGGAAGGGGACTTTATAACTGTGGATATAGAGAAAGGAATGCAAGACGGGGAG GAAGTGGTCTTTTATGAGGAGGGTGAACCAATTATAGATGGTGAACCTGGAGATTTGAGG TTCCGCATTCTTACAGCTCCACACGACAGGTTTAGGAGAGAAGGCAATAACCTTCACACAACTGCCACAATAACTTtg GCACAAGCACTTGTTGGGTTCGAGAAGACGGTTAAACACCTTGACGATCATCTAGTGAACATCGGCACAAAG GGAATTACAAAACCAAAGGAAGTGAAGAAGTTTAAAGGCGAAGGAATGCCACTGCACTTTAGCAACAAGAAGGGTGATTTGTATGTTACTTTTGAAGTTCTTTTCCCTACATCACTAACAGATGACCAGAAGACCAAGATCAAAGACATTCTCGGTTAG